The Alnus glutinosa chromosome 7, dhAlnGlut1.1, whole genome shotgun sequence genome includes a region encoding these proteins:
- the LOC133874172 gene encoding glycosyltransferase-like At2g41451, which translates to MAGQHSALRPTSSSSSVSTFSLSSSQSFASRLLLLLTVLSLTLACFAFILQWRGGLNDPITRWSLDHHEFPGMAVFGSGASHSSRSVGSDCVDLLGQSRSPTFPYFRDWKFGYESDLNPKICITTSTSAGLEQTLPWIFYHKVIGVSTFFLFVEGKAASANVSKVLESIPGVKVIYRTRELEEQQAKSRIWNETWLASFFYKPCNYELFVKQSLNMEMAIVMARGAGMDWIIHLDTDELIHPVGTQEYSLRQLLSDVPGNVDMVIFPNYESSVERDDIKEPFTEVSMFKKNYDHLPKDVYFGNYKEATRGNPNYFLTYGNGKSAARIQDHLRPNGAHRWHNYMKTPNEIKLDEAAVLHYTYPKFSDLTSRRDRCGCKPTKEDVKRCFMLEFDRSAFIIASTATEEEMLRWYRERIVWTDKELNLKLLRKGILTRIYSPTVIIQGLRESGIFSSVITSAMQTSESKDNFLKSVESSNSSRATTSGVVSSRKIVNSRESQATARRALETKEVASHPSAIPPLSPPGLHDFNIDT; encoded by the exons ATGGCGGGTCAACACTCTGCCCTCAGACccacctcttcttcttcttctgtttctACATTTTCGTTGTCTTCCTCGCAGTCCTTCGCTTCCCGCCTTCTCTTGCTCCTCACAGTCCTCTCATTGACCCTCGCCTGCTTCGCCTTCATTCTGCAATGGCGGGGCGGCCTCAACGACCCCATCACCCGCTGGTCCCTGGACCACCACGAGTTTCCGGGCATGGCTGTTTTCGGCTCCGGAGCCTCCCACTCGTCTCGCTCCGTCGGCTCTGATTGCGTGGATCTTCTGGGTCAGAGCCGCTCGCCGACCTTCCCGTATTTCAGGGATTGGAAGTTCGGGTACGAGTCGGATCTGAATCCTAAG ATATGTATTACAACAAGCACTTCTGCTGGTCTAGAGCAGACTTTGCCATGGATCTTTTATCATAAGGTTATTGGAGTTTcaacctttttcctttttgtagaAGGGAAGGCTGCATCTGCAAATGTATCTAAAGTCTTAGAATCAATTCCA gGGGTGAAAGTTATATACAGAACAAGAGAATTAGAGGAGCAGCAAGCTAAAAG CCGGATCTGGAATGAGACTTGGTTGGCGAGCTTCTTCTACAAACCATGTAACTATGAGTTGTTTGTGAAGCAATCTCTCAATATGGAAATGGCGATTGTCATGGCAAGG GGGGCTGGAATGGATTGGATCATCCATCTTGACACTGATGAACTAATACATCCAGTAGGCACTCAGGAGTACTCCTTGAGACAATTGCTATCCGATGTTCCTGGAAATGTTGATATGGTTATCTTTCCAAATTAT GAGAGCAGTGTTGAACGAGACGATATCAAGGAACCCTTCACTGAG GTCTCGATGTTCAAGAAGAACTATGACCATCTTCCAAAAGATGTATATTTTGGCAACTATAAAGAAGCAACCCGTGGTAATCCAAACTACTTTTTGACCTATGGAAATGGGAAATCAGCTGCTCGGATTCAAGATCATCTGCGTCCTAATGGTGCACACAGATGGCACAACTATATGAAGACCCCAAA TGAGATCAAATTAGATGAGGCTGCTGTTCTACATTACACGTACCCTAAGTTTTCTGATTTAACTTCAAGACGTGATCGCTGTGGCTGCAAGCCTACAAAGGAAGATGTCAAAAGATGCTTCATGCTGGAGTTTGACAGATCT GCATTCATAATTGCTTCAACTGCAACGGAGGAGGAAATGCTTCGCTG GTACCGTGAACGCATTGTGTGGACCGATAAAGAGCTAAACTTGAAACTTTTGAGGAAGGGCATCTTGACTCGCATATATTCTCCTACG GTGATTATTCAGGGTCTGAGGGAATCTGGCATTTTTAGCTCCGTGATCACATCAGCCATGCAAACAAGTGAGTCCAAAGACAATTTCTTAAAATCCGTCGAGAGTAGCAACTCTTCTAGGGCAACCACATCTGGAGTGGTTTCTTCAAGAAAGATTGTTAATAGTAGAGAATCTCAAGCAACGGCAAGAAGGGCCTTGGAAACCAAAGAAGTTGCTTCTCACCCCTCGGCTATCCCGCCCTTATCTCCTCCTGGCCTGCATGATTTTAACATCGATacataa
- the LOC133873099 gene encoding DNA-(apurinic or apyrimidinic site) endonuclease, chloroplastic isoform X1, translated as MSQALQLGLRSFVNLPSSAVGLRRNLKRTGTLVCFRVRAMGSKRQLSKSLVPVLSEDKNDKKLKGLMGTNPSSEKGVVKEYGVRSSSVEIERFKDDPGRIEAMTVQELRTALRSVGVPAKGCKRDLVYALKCFVDKNMDGKNSLAVEEQVSSMSAENISLKTKVTNLSNEDSVEDVNTDLEVPGFPQHKGRVKKSAAESGKVSRAKRKVSSNIVTEVVTTDEGVNTPIIQTEPWTVLAHKKPHKGWIPYNPRTMRPPPITRDTNSVKLISWNVNGLRALLKLEGSSAFQLSQREDFDVLCLQETKLQEKDVENIKQCLIDGYENSFWTCSVSKLGYSGTAIISRIKPLSVRYGLGVSDHDSEGRLVTAEFDSFYLLNGYVPNSGDGLKRLSYRVTQWDPALSNYMKELEKSKPVILTGDLNCAHEEIDIYNPAGNKRSAGFTDEERQSFGTNFLSRGFVDTFRRQHPGVVGYTYWGYRHGARKTNKGWRLDYFLVSESIADKVYDSYILADVGGSDHCPIGLVLEL; from the exons ATGAGCCAAGCATTGCAATTGGGGCTTAGGAGTTTCGTGAACCTTCCAAG CTCTGCAGTAGGTCTGAGGAGGAATTTAAAGAGAACTGGAACATTGGTTTGTTTTAGAGTAAGAGCAATGGGGTCTAAACGGCAGCTCTCGAAGTCGCTGGTACCCGTTTTATCTGAGGACAAGAATGATAAGAAACTGAAGGGATTAATGGGTACAAATCCCAGTTCTGAGAAGGGTGTGGTCAAG GAATATGGTGTGAGAAGCTCTTCAGTTGAGATTGAGAGATTTAAGGATGACCCAGGAAGAATCGAGGCAATGACGGTTCAAGAGCTCAGAACTGCATTGAG GAGCGTGGGGGTCCCTGCTAAAGGCTGTAAACGCGATCTTGTGTATGCTTTGAAGTGTTTTGTTGACAAGAATATGGATG GTAAAAATTCTCTGGCAGTAGAAGAACAAGTATCCTCCATGTCTGCTGAAAATATATCACTAAAGACTAAGGTTACGAATTTATCTAATGAAGACAGTGTTGAAGATGTGAACACTGATTTGGAGGTTCCTGGATTTCCACAGCATAAGGGAAGAGTAAAGAAATCTGCAGCTGAAA GTGGGAAGGTCTCCCGGGCAAAGAGAAAAGTTTCTTCAAACATTGTTACTGAAGTTGTCACCACTGATGAAGGAGTTAATACCCCCATCATACAAACTGAACCATGGACGGTTCTTGCCCACAAGAAGCCTCATAAAGGTTGGATTCCATATAATCCTAGAACCATGAGGCCTCCACCTATTACCAGGGATACCAATTCTGTAAAGCTTATCTCTTGGAATGTCAATGGGTTGAGAGCTTTATTGAAGTTAGAGGGATCTTCTGCATTTCAACTTTCACAAAGGGAAGATTTTGATGTGTTGTGCTTGCAAGAGACCAAACTACAG GAGAAGGATGTTGAAAATATCAAACAGTGTCTTATAGATGGCTATGAGAATAGCTTCTGGACTTGTAGTGTTTCCAAACTTGGTTATTCTGGAACAGCAATTATCTCAAGG ATAAAGCCACTTTCAGTCAGATATGGCCTAGGCGTATCAGATCATGATAGTGAAGGTCGGCTTGTGACAGCAGAGTTTGATTCATTTTATCTATTGAATGGATATGTCCCTAATTCTGGAGATGGCTTGAAAAGACTG TCATACAGGGTTACACAATGGGATCCGGCTCTCAGCAATTACATGAAA GAGCTGGAGAAGTCAAAGCCCGTAATTTTGACTGGTGATCTGAATTGTGCTCATGAAGAGATAGACATATATAACCCTGCT GGAAATAAAAGAAGTGCTGGGTTTACCGATGAAGAAAGGCAATCGTTTGGAACAAACTTCCTGTCTAGGGGATTTGTGGATACCTTTAGACGGCAACACCCAGGAGTTGTTGGCTATACTTACTGGGGTTATCGGCACGGTGCTCGCAAAACTAACAAAG GATGGCGGCTCGACTACTTCCTTGTATCGGAATCCATTGCCGACAAAGTTTACGACTCGTATATTCTAGCTGATGTTGGCGGTAGTGATCATTGTCCCATTGGCCTTGTACTTGAGCTTTAG
- the LOC133873099 gene encoding DNA-(apurinic or apyrimidinic site) endonuclease, chloroplastic isoform X2 yields the protein MSQALQLGLRSFVNLPSSAVGLRRNLKRTGTLVCFRVRAMGSKRQLSKSLVPVLSEDKNDKKLKGLMGTNPSSEKGVVKEYGVRSSSVEIERFKDDPGRIEAMTVQELRTALSVGVPAKGCKRDLVYALKCFVDKNMDGKNSLAVEEQVSSMSAENISLKTKVTNLSNEDSVEDVNTDLEVPGFPQHKGRVKKSAAESGKVSRAKRKVSSNIVTEVVTTDEGVNTPIIQTEPWTVLAHKKPHKGWIPYNPRTMRPPPITRDTNSVKLISWNVNGLRALLKLEGSSAFQLSQREDFDVLCLQETKLQEKDVENIKQCLIDGYENSFWTCSVSKLGYSGTAIISRIKPLSVRYGLGVSDHDSEGRLVTAEFDSFYLLNGYVPNSGDGLKRLSYRVTQWDPALSNYMKELEKSKPVILTGDLNCAHEEIDIYNPAGNKRSAGFTDEERQSFGTNFLSRGFVDTFRRQHPGVVGYTYWGYRHGARKTNKGWRLDYFLVSESIADKVYDSYILADVGGSDHCPIGLVLEL from the exons ATGAGCCAAGCATTGCAATTGGGGCTTAGGAGTTTCGTGAACCTTCCAAG CTCTGCAGTAGGTCTGAGGAGGAATTTAAAGAGAACTGGAACATTGGTTTGTTTTAGAGTAAGAGCAATGGGGTCTAAACGGCAGCTCTCGAAGTCGCTGGTACCCGTTTTATCTGAGGACAAGAATGATAAGAAACTGAAGGGATTAATGGGTACAAATCCCAGTTCTGAGAAGGGTGTGGTCAAG GAATATGGTGTGAGAAGCTCTTCAGTTGAGATTGAGAGATTTAAGGATGACCCAGGAAGAATCGAGGCAATGACGGTTCAAGAGCTCAGAACTGCATTGAG CGTGGGGGTCCCTGCTAAAGGCTGTAAACGCGATCTTGTGTATGCTTTGAAGTGTTTTGTTGACAAGAATATGGATG GTAAAAATTCTCTGGCAGTAGAAGAACAAGTATCCTCCATGTCTGCTGAAAATATATCACTAAAGACTAAGGTTACGAATTTATCTAATGAAGACAGTGTTGAAGATGTGAACACTGATTTGGAGGTTCCTGGATTTCCACAGCATAAGGGAAGAGTAAAGAAATCTGCAGCTGAAA GTGGGAAGGTCTCCCGGGCAAAGAGAAAAGTTTCTTCAAACATTGTTACTGAAGTTGTCACCACTGATGAAGGAGTTAATACCCCCATCATACAAACTGAACCATGGACGGTTCTTGCCCACAAGAAGCCTCATAAAGGTTGGATTCCATATAATCCTAGAACCATGAGGCCTCCACCTATTACCAGGGATACCAATTCTGTAAAGCTTATCTCTTGGAATGTCAATGGGTTGAGAGCTTTATTGAAGTTAGAGGGATCTTCTGCATTTCAACTTTCACAAAGGGAAGATTTTGATGTGTTGTGCTTGCAAGAGACCAAACTACAG GAGAAGGATGTTGAAAATATCAAACAGTGTCTTATAGATGGCTATGAGAATAGCTTCTGGACTTGTAGTGTTTCCAAACTTGGTTATTCTGGAACAGCAATTATCTCAAGG ATAAAGCCACTTTCAGTCAGATATGGCCTAGGCGTATCAGATCATGATAGTGAAGGTCGGCTTGTGACAGCAGAGTTTGATTCATTTTATCTATTGAATGGATATGTCCCTAATTCTGGAGATGGCTTGAAAAGACTG TCATACAGGGTTACACAATGGGATCCGGCTCTCAGCAATTACATGAAA GAGCTGGAGAAGTCAAAGCCCGTAATTTTGACTGGTGATCTGAATTGTGCTCATGAAGAGATAGACATATATAACCCTGCT GGAAATAAAAGAAGTGCTGGGTTTACCGATGAAGAAAGGCAATCGTTTGGAACAAACTTCCTGTCTAGGGGATTTGTGGATACCTTTAGACGGCAACACCCAGGAGTTGTTGGCTATACTTACTGGGGTTATCGGCACGGTGCTCGCAAAACTAACAAAG GATGGCGGCTCGACTACTTCCTTGTATCGGAATCCATTGCCGACAAAGTTTACGACTCGTATATTCTAGCTGATGTTGGCGGTAGTGATCATTGTCCCATTGGCCTTGTACTTGAGCTTTAG